One Catenulispora sp. MAP5-51 DNA segment encodes these proteins:
- a CDS encoding roadblock/LC7 domain-containing protein has product MSLMPSSPPDNLDWLLNDFALRVPGVVHALAVSADGLVVAASADLTDEQAENLAAVASGLVGLLAGAARLLRAAPVQSNLTELFGGFLFSMAVSDGASLLVFARRECDIGQVSYTMAELINQVGSALTPMARSRMLAREAAGRMR; this is encoded by the coding sequence ATGTCGCTCATGCCCAGCAGTCCCCCCGACAATCTGGACTGGCTACTCAACGACTTCGCACTGCGCGTACCCGGCGTCGTGCACGCTCTGGCCGTCTCGGCGGACGGCCTGGTGGTGGCGGCCAGCGCCGACCTGACCGACGAGCAGGCCGAGAACCTGGCGGCCGTGGCCTCCGGGCTGGTCGGCCTGCTGGCCGGCGCCGCCCGGCTGCTGCGCGCGGCCCCGGTGCAGAGCAACCTGACCGAGCTGTTCGGCGGCTTCCTGTTCTCCATGGCGGTCAGCGACGGTGCCTCGCTGCTGGTCTTCGCCCGCCGCGAGTGCGACATCGGCCAGGTCTCCTACACCATGGCCGAGCTGATCAACCAGGTCGGTTCGGCGCTGACGCCGATGGCGCGCTCGCGCATGCTCGCCCGCGAGGCCGCCGGACGGATGCGGTGA
- a CDS encoding nitrate- and nitrite sensing domain-containing protein, with translation MRITKKLGILVAVPLCAVSGFGALALVTSTSGAISAGHLYTLMNSATAAGDLVAELQAERTQVALFLTTNPAPDPTALNNQIAKTQAATAVYEDRLKNMPWLSSDGKALLDRIDGELRTIEALRDQIRSSSPKTLSSADFSYHIVISDLLSYHDLVQNSGASNQVATMLRATSALSDAREALSGEESDVLRTMGEKAQTASAAQDLIGSRSSYASAMESFGALAPASWKDVPNQVLGGAGMADAGQLEDQVAQTPPGTKPSVDASAWTPPLDARLTALDGVRHDMDLATLDLIAKERTRQRELAGVEAAAIAGTVLLALMVSLRLGRPIIKGLRGLRDGAHAVAFEDLPAAVQALRGTGSLTGQTPEEFADEAAGGLPVKGDDEIAAVARAFNAVRREAIRTAAEQVLLRAGVGAAFVALARRGERLTGALTLELDKAERDEQDPDRLARLFVLDHLAARMTRNNESLLVLGGEGTVRVRDEGVPLIDVIRGAAGRIERYSRVDLVNIDMGVVVAPPVVDHLVHMCAELLDNATAFSSPDSRVLVDMRVLADRIIVQITDRGIGMTPRRRSELNARLTTPTHLDAASVKAMGLTVAGQLASWYGIAVELRQNPQGGTIAELVLPPTLYWAPGSQDSSFQSLPTAAINSLASGMGQPGVRGPNAGAQSVGANQPGAVNGGRRRRPGAQQDDTGQFAVPSMPPAGPDPQHRPAPFPHQPNPAQAMDTGPYGAGQFNTGQFNGGQFANGQAGITEGVNGFPPAPIRVRPLSRPAGPAAPAAPVGGTATAADGPVSPWLASALRGRAAAEAAQAAQAQAAQAAQVQAVAAAQGAAHPSYQTQAQSEYQVRSAFEPPAPPSHQGQPSFQSHPAYPAGPTPGGQQPSFQGQPSYQSRPPAPVQPSFQTQPALPTAAPAPVAYQPPAPAPAAAEQVRVQTTHGLPKRVPLARLPAEAMDEAPEATSPAERDPSRVSASMVAYARGIGGRGAPGSAPQTPYTPPSSTGTF, from the coding sequence GTGAGAATCACGAAGAAGCTCGGCATACTGGTCGCTGTCCCCCTGTGTGCCGTCTCCGGTTTCGGGGCGCTGGCCTTGGTCACCTCGACATCGGGAGCGATCAGCGCCGGGCATCTGTACACCCTGATGAACTCGGCCACGGCGGCCGGCGACCTGGTCGCCGAACTGCAGGCCGAGCGCACCCAGGTCGCGCTGTTCCTGACCACGAACCCGGCGCCGGATCCGACCGCGCTGAACAACCAGATCGCCAAGACGCAGGCCGCGACCGCGGTCTACGAGGACCGGCTGAAGAACATGCCCTGGCTGTCCTCGGACGGCAAGGCGCTGCTGGACCGGATCGACGGCGAGCTGCGCACGATCGAGGCGCTGCGCGACCAGATCCGCAGCAGCTCGCCGAAAACGCTCTCGTCGGCGGACTTCAGCTACCACATCGTCATCTCCGACCTGCTGTCCTACCACGACCTGGTGCAGAACTCGGGCGCGTCGAACCAGGTGGCGACCATGCTGCGGGCCACCTCGGCGCTCAGCGACGCTCGGGAAGCGCTGTCCGGCGAGGAGTCGGACGTCCTGCGGACCATGGGCGAGAAGGCGCAGACCGCCTCGGCGGCCCAGGACCTGATCGGCAGCCGCTCCAGCTACGCCAGCGCGATGGAGTCCTTCGGCGCGCTGGCCCCGGCCAGCTGGAAGGACGTCCCGAACCAGGTGCTGGGCGGTGCGGGCATGGCCGACGCCGGCCAGCTGGAGGACCAGGTCGCGCAGACGCCGCCGGGTACCAAGCCGTCCGTCGACGCCAGTGCCTGGACGCCCCCGCTGGACGCCCGGCTCACCGCCCTGGACGGCGTGCGCCACGACATGGACCTGGCGACGTTGGACCTGATCGCCAAGGAGCGCACCCGCCAGCGCGAGCTGGCCGGGGTCGAGGCCGCGGCGATCGCCGGCACGGTGCTGCTGGCGCTGATGGTCAGCCTGCGCCTGGGCCGGCCGATCATCAAGGGTCTGCGAGGCCTGCGCGACGGCGCGCACGCGGTGGCCTTCGAGGACCTGCCGGCCGCGGTGCAGGCGCTGCGCGGCACCGGCTCGCTGACGGGTCAGACCCCTGAGGAGTTCGCCGACGAGGCGGCCGGCGGCCTGCCGGTGAAGGGCGACGACGAGATCGCCGCCGTGGCCCGGGCCTTCAACGCGGTCCGGCGCGAGGCCATCCGGACCGCCGCCGAGCAGGTGCTGCTGCGCGCCGGCGTCGGCGCCGCCTTCGTCGCCCTGGCCCGCCGCGGCGAGCGCCTGACCGGCGCGCTCACCCTGGAGCTGGACAAGGCCGAGCGCGACGAGCAGGACCCGGACCGTCTGGCCCGGCTGTTCGTCCTGGACCACCTGGCCGCGCGCATGACCCGCAACAACGAGAGCCTGCTGGTGCTCGGCGGCGAGGGCACGGTGCGGGTGCGCGACGAGGGCGTGCCGCTGATCGACGTGATCCGCGGCGCGGCCGGCCGCATCGAGCGCTACTCGCGCGTGGACCTGGTGAACATCGACATGGGCGTGGTCGTCGCCCCGCCGGTGGTCGACCACCTGGTGCACATGTGTGCCGAACTGCTGGACAACGCCACCGCGTTCTCCTCCCCGGACAGCCGGGTGCTGGTGGACATGCGCGTGCTGGCCGACCGGATCATCGTGCAGATCACCGACCGCGGCATCGGCATGACGCCGCGGCGCCGCTCGGAGCTCAACGCCCGGCTGACCACCCCGACCCACCTGGACGCCGCCTCGGTCAAGGCGATGGGCCTGACCGTGGCCGGCCAGCTGGCGTCCTGGTACGGCATAGCAGTGGAGCTGCGGCAGAACCCGCAGGGCGGCACGATCGCCGAGCTGGTCCTGCCGCCCACGCTGTACTGGGCGCCGGGATCGCAGGACAGCTCGTTCCAGTCGTTGCCGACGGCCGCGATCAACTCTCTGGCCTCCGGGATGGGACAGCCCGGCGTGCGCGGCCCGAACGCCGGGGCGCAGAGCGTCGGGGCGAACCAGCCCGGCGCCGTCAACGGCGGCCGGCGCCGCCGGCCCGGGGCGCAGCAGGACGACACCGGCCAGTTCGCCGTCCCGTCCATGCCGCCCGCCGGACCCGATCCGCAGCACCGGCCCGCGCCGTTCCCGCATCAGCCGAATCCCGCGCAGGCCATGGACACCGGCCCGTACGGCGCCGGCCAGTTCAACACCGGGCAGTTCAACGGCGGCCAGTTCGCCAACGGGCAGGCCGGGATCACCGAAGGCGTCAACGGCTTCCCGCCGGCGCCCATCCGGGTCAGGCCCCTGAGCCGGCCGGCGGGTCCGGCGGCTCCGGCGGCCCCGGTCGGCGGCACCGCGACGGCGGCCGACGGTCCGGTGAGTCCGTGGCTGGCCAGCGCGCTGCGGGGGCGCGCGGCGGCCGAGGCGGCGCAGGCCGCTCAAGCCCAGGCCGCCCAAGCCGCGCAGGTCCAGGCGGTCGCGGCCGCGCAGGGGGCGGCCCATCCCTCGTACCAGACGCAGGCACAGTCCGAGTACCAGGTCCGGTCGGCGTTCGAACCCCCGGCGCCGCCGTCCCACCAGGGCCAGCCTTCGTTCCAGTCCCACCCTGCGTACCCGGCTGGACCCACCCCCGGGGGTCAGCAGCCGTCGTTCCAGGGCCAGCCCTCGTACCAGTCCCGGCCCCCGGCGCCGGTCCAGCCGTCGTTCCAGACCCAGCCCGCTCTGCCGACCGCCGCCCCCGCGCCGGTCGCGTACCAGCCGCCGGCACCGGCGCCGGCGGCGGCCGAGCAGGTCAGGGTCCAGACGACGCACGGCCTGCCCAAGCGGGTGCCGCTGGCCCGGCTCCCCGCCGAGGCCATGGACGAGGCACCGGAGGCGACCAGCCCGGCCGAGCGCGACCCGTCCCGGGTCTCGGCCTCGATGGTGGCCTACGCCCGCGGGATCGGCGGCCGCGGCGCCCCCGGCAGTGCCCCCCAGACCCCCTACACGCCGCCTTCAAGCACAGGGACCTTCTAA
- a CDS encoding ATP/GTP-binding protein, with amino-acid sequence MNRANQATAAKIVVAGGFGVGKTTLVGSVSEIQPLTTEAEMTVAGAGIDDVRGIPGKTATTVAMDFGRITMAQDLILYLFGAPGQERFWFFWDELSRGAIGAVVLADVRRLDDAFAAIDFFEHRSIPHVVAINQFDGAPMHGHEEIRDALSVRDSVPLLMCDARRRESSKRVLVTLVEHAVTQLRMNPDAAYAGQ; translated from the coding sequence GTGAACCGCGCGAACCAGGCCACCGCGGCCAAGATCGTCGTGGCCGGCGGTTTCGGGGTCGGCAAGACCACTCTGGTCGGCTCGGTCTCGGAGATCCAGCCGCTGACCACCGAGGCGGAGATGACCGTCGCGGGGGCGGGCATCGACGACGTCCGGGGCATCCCGGGCAAGACGGCGACCACGGTGGCGATGGACTTCGGCCGCATCACCATGGCCCAGGACCTGATCCTGTACCTGTTCGGCGCGCCGGGCCAGGAGCGCTTCTGGTTCTTCTGGGACGAGCTGTCCCGCGGCGCGATCGGCGCCGTGGTGCTGGCCGACGTGCGCCGGCTGGACGACGCCTTCGCGGCCATCGACTTCTTCGAGCACCGCTCGATCCCGCACGTCGTGGCGATCAACCAGTTCGACGGCGCCCCGATGCACGGCCACGAGGAGATCCGCGACGCGCTCTCGGTCCGGGATTCGGTCCCGCTGCTGATGTGCGACGCGCGCCGCCGCGAGTCGAGCAAGCGCGTGCTGGTCACCCTGGTGGAACACGCCGTGACCCAGCTCCGGATGAACCCGGACGCGGCCTACGCAGGGCAGTGA